One Vicinamibacterales bacterium genomic window, GTGGCCGCATCAGTCCAGGCCCAGATCAACAACAATCCGCCCGGGGGCAGCGGCCCCAGCGGACGCGGGCGCGGGCCTGGGGTGGAGGCCAGCGTTGTCACCAACGTCCGCTCCCCCGAAGTGAACGCCGACAACACCATCACGTTCCGGCTGCCGGCCCCCAATGCGAAGAAGGTGCGCGTGTATACCGACATGCCGAAGCTTGGCGACACCCCGGTCAACGGGTCCGCCGGTTTCGACATGAGCCAGGACGCCAATGGCGTGTGGTCGTTCACGACTCCCAGGCTCGCGCCGAGCTACTACCAGTACTGGTTCGACGTGGACGGACTGGTGACGCCCGATCCGCAGAACACCTTCGTTCGCCCTGCATCGGGCGTCTACAAGAGCGTCGTCGCGCTGCCGGGGAAGGAAGCGGACTTCATGATGTTCCGCGACGTGCCGCACGGCAACCTGATCGAGCACCAGTACGTCAACCAGCTGACCAAGGTGGCCCGTCGTGTGGTCGTCTATACGCCGCCCGACTACAACACGAGCAGCAAGAAATATCCGGTGGTCTACCTGCTGCACGGCGCCAACGACTACGAGCGCGGCTGGACGCAAACCGGCATGGCCAACATGATCATGGACAATCTCCTCGCGGAGAAGAAGGCCGTTCCCGCGATCATCGTCATGCCCTTCGGTCATGAGAAGACCGGTTCCGCCGGCAGACAGCCCGAAATCGTCGCGCTGCAGAAGGCCCTGGGGTATACCCCGCCACCGGCGGCGGCACGCGGTGATGCACCGCGTGGTGGCGGTCCCGGTGCCCCGGGTGTCGGGCGAGGGGTTTCGCCGAGCGGTTGGAGCATGGCCAAGGAAATGCTCGATTACGTGATCCCGTATGTCGAGAAAGAGTTCCGCGTCGTCAAGGACAAGGAGCACCGCGCGATCATGGGCTACTCGATGGGCGGCGGTCACGCCACCTCCATCGGTTTCGGCCATCCGGAACTGTTCGCCTACGTCGGCGCGTTCAGCGGATTCGGTTCCACCGATCTGCTCACCGCCGACCCGGCGAAGACGAACAGGAACTACAAGATGATCTTCATCGGCTCCGGCACAGAGGACACCGCCGTGAATCGTGGCCGCACCATGCACGATGCGCTGACGAAGGCCGGCGTGAAGCACATCTGGAGCGAGGATCCCGGGTACGGCCACGATTACCAGATCTGGCGGCAGTATTTTCATCGGCTGATGCAGCAGACTTTCCGCGACTGATCAGGCGCCGCTCATGTGGTGCGCAACGCTGAGCCTCGCTTTCCTTACCGTCTTCGCCGGAGGACTCGCCGGAGCGCAGGAAGCGAGACGCTGGACAGACCCTGCCGCGCATGAGGTCCGCTTCGTGACCGTGGACGAGGGCGTCACGCTGGAAGTGCTGGACTGGGGCGGGTCGGGTCGTGCCCTCGTACTCATCGCCGGCTCGGGGAACACGGGGCACGTGTTCGACGACTTCGTCCCGCAGCTGCGCGATTGCTGTCACGTATATGCAATCACCCGTCGCGGGTACGGGGCCTCGAGCCGTCCGCCATCCGGCTACGCCGACCAGCGTCTCGCGGACGATGTGTTCCAGGCGATCGAGCGGCTGCGGATCGACAAACCGATTCTAGTAGGCCACTCGATGGCCGGCGGCGAGATGACGACGATCGGACGGCAGCACTCGGACCGCATCTCCGGCATTGTGTACATCGACGCGCTCGGCGACCTGGAGGATGATCCGGCCGCCGACCAGGAATGGCTGGCGCTGCAGCAGAAGCTGCCTCCCGGACTGCAGCGGGGGCCGAAGTGCGGTCCGGTGGACCGGAGCACGTTTGCCGAATACCGTCGGACCTGGGGCTGCACCCTCGGGTTCATGTTGCCGGAAGCGGAGCTGCGCGCGGCTTTCGAACCTGCGGGCGAGGGGGTCGGCGCGTACAGGATCCCCGAGTGGGTCAGCCCGGCGATCGGGAAAGGTCAGGTCTACCGGCGCGATTATTCGGGCATCCGCGTTCCTGTCCTCGCGCTGATGAACGGTGCGCAGACGACTGACCAGGTATTGAAGGCCACGGGGTACGAACCGACGAACGAGAAGGAGCGG contains:
- a CDS encoding alpha/beta hydrolase-fold protein, which encodes MNADNTITFRLPAPNAKKVRVYTDMPKLGDTPVNGSAGFDMSQDANGVWSFTTPRLAPSYYQYWFDVDGLVTPDPQNTFVRPASGVYKSVVALPGKEADFMMFRDVPHGNLIEHQYVNQLTKVARRVVVYTPPDYNTSSKKYPVVYLLHGANDYERGWTQTGMANMIMDNLLAEKKAVPAIIVMPFGHEKTGSAGRQPEIVALQKALGYTPPPAAARGDAPRGGGPGAPGVGRGVSPSGWSMAKEMLDYVIPYVEKEFRVVKDKEHRAIMGYSMGGGHATSIGFGHPELFAYVGAFSGFGSTDLLTADPAKTNRNYKMIFIGSGTEDTAVNRGRTMHDALTKAGVKHIWSEDPGYGHDYQIWRQYFHRLMQQTFRD
- a CDS encoding alpha/beta hydrolase — translated: MTVDEGVTLEVLDWGGSGRALVLIAGSGNTGHVFDDFVPQLRDCCHVYAITRRGYGASSRPPSGYADQRLADDVFQAIERLRIDKPILVGHSMAGGEMTTIGRQHSDRISGIVYIDALGDLEDDPAADQEWLALQQKLPPGLQRGPKCGPVDRSTFAEYRRTWGCTLGFMLPEAELRAAFEPAGEGVGAYRIPEWVSPAIGKGQVYRRDYSGIRVPVLALMNGAQTTDQVLKATGYEPTNEKERAAIDAFMARSRIVFGRIVDKLTRHVPDARVLWYPNAGHYLFLTRQADVLRELHAFVAAVDAKRR